The Phacochoerus africanus isolate WHEZ1 chromosome 15, ROS_Pafr_v1, whole genome shotgun sequence genome has a segment encoding these proteins:
- the LOC125116818 gene encoding uncharacterized protein LOC125116818 — MPTWVRQQGPGLPASLAADSSCSARVLLITILACFEEGVWRGDFHCFCPGQPRHPQLLGSNSCCEDAGDTSVASPWPQMGRTLARLDQSHRPLSLSRPHQQLSQSQSFSQRCKHKPCPHCLRLPEPFPAKRSKHRASKELNNSTIWQSLHRAQDELGLQTALTDMPAWPKRGSCTISSFLPGLRAPCREGRSVMGAWSMPSLPSAKPLASSPRQHDLKHHRAI, encoded by the coding sequence ATGCCTACATGGGTGAGACAGCAGGGCCCGGGGCTGCCAGCCTCCCTCGCCGCGGACTCCTCATGCAGCGCACGTGTACTGCTCATCACCATCTTGGCCTGCTTCGAGGAAGGGGTATGGAGAGGGGACTTCCACTGCTTCTGCCCAGGGCAACCCAGACACCCCCAGCTGCTGGGGTCCAACAGCTGTTGTGAGGATGCTGGGGATACATCAGTGGCCTCACCTTGGCCCCAGATGGGCCGCACCCTAGCAAGGCTGGACCAGAGCCACAGGCCCCTCAGCCTGAGCAGACCCCATCAACAGCTTAGTCAGAGCCAGTCCTTTTCCCAACGCTGCAAACACAAGCCCTGCCCTCACTGCCTCCGCCTGCCAGAACCCTTCCCGGCCAAGCGGTCAAAGCACAGAGCTTCAAAGGAACTGAACAACTCCACCATCTGGCAGTCCCTACACAGGGCCCAGGACGAGCTGGGCCTGCAGACGGCCCTCACTGACATGCCTGCCTGGCCCAAACGTGGGTCCTGCACAATCAGCAGCTTCCTGCCTGGGCTAAGAGCGCCATGCCGGGAAGGGAGGTCTGTGATGGGAGCGTGGAGCATGCCATCTCTGCCGTCTGCCAAGCCCCTGGCGTCATCCCCAAGGCAACACGACTTGAAACACCACAGAGCAATCTGA